In one Bernardetia sp. genomic region, the following are encoded:
- a CDS encoding TylF/MycF/NovP-related O-methyltransferase yields MKSKLISLTVKLLSSLSKVTGVDIERFFIHYIHSTNSVNRHILSSENNSLFYLSHLPDRYSDNFAQYQKQSNFLEYKDINKWIDGNYFNNSGDLGRFFFLNLCIESLLDENIIGNVMEIGVYKGNSGFLLAKYARQVGTTCYLFDTYEGFDQRDIQGIDSNTNKDSFKDTSLADVKRVVGEENTTYVKGYFPESLEQVGELESFSIVHIDCDLEKPIAESLEYFYPRMVKGGFLIMHDYSSMYWAGAKKAIDSFFSDKPEYVIPIPDKSGTCVVRKI; encoded by the coding sequence ATGAAATCAAAACTAATATCTCTCACAGTTAAGTTGCTATCTTCTCTTTCTAAAGTTACAGGAGTTGATATTGAACGTTTTTTTATTCATTATATCCATAGCACAAACTCAGTAAATAGACATATATTATCCAGTGAGAACAATAGTTTGTTTTATCTTTCCCACCTACCAGATAGATATTCAGACAATTTTGCTCAGTATCAGAAGCAATCTAATTTTCTTGAATATAAAGATATTAATAAGTGGATAGATGGAAATTATTTTAATAATAGTGGAGATTTAGGAAGGTTTTTCTTTCTGAACTTGTGTATAGAATCTTTGCTTGATGAGAATATTATTGGAAATGTAATGGAAATTGGTGTGTATAAAGGTAATTCGGGTTTTCTTTTGGCAAAATATGCACGACAAGTAGGCACTACATGTTATCTTTTTGATACCTATGAGGGATTTGACCAAAGAGATATTCAAGGAATTGATAGCAACACCAACAAAGATTCATTTAAAGACACCTCGCTGGCTGATGTCAAGAGGGTAGTAGGCGAAGAAAACACAACTTACGTAAAAGGCTATTTTCCAGAGAGTCTTGAGCAAGTTGGAGAATTAGAATCATTTAGCATAGTACATATTGACTGTGATTTGGAAAAACCTATAGCAGAATCATTAGAATACTTTTATCCTAGAATGGTCAAGGGAGGTTTTCTTATTATGCACGATTATTCAAGTATGTATTGGGCAGGTGCTAAAAAAGCTATCGATTCATTTTTTTCAGACAAACCAGAATATGTCATTCCAATACCTGACAAATCGGGAACTTGTGTAGTTAGGAAGATATAG